A DNA window from Bacillus carboniphilus contains the following coding sequences:
- the resA gene encoding thiol-disulfide oxidoreductase ResA, which yields MQKKKRRLVLRTIVLILLFAAVGYSLYSNLTQEKRGILAVGDQAPNFALEDMEGNVHKLSDYRGQGVFLNFWGTWCKPCEKEMPYMENQYSYFKDDGVQILAVNVGESRMAVNQFINQYGLSFPVLRDLKSTEVQGAYNIGPLPTTILINPEGKIVEIITTTMSEDKVRESMEKIMP from the coding sequence ATGCAAAAGAAAAAAAGAAGATTAGTGCTTCGGACTATTGTGCTCATATTGCTCTTTGCAGCAGTAGGGTATTCCCTTTATTCAAACTTAACTCAAGAAAAAAGGGGAATTCTGGCCGTAGGGGATCAAGCACCTAACTTTGCACTTGAAGATATGGAAGGTAATGTACATAAGCTATCTGATTATAGAGGGCAAGGAGTCTTTTTGAATTTTTGGGGCACATGGTGTAAACCATGTGAAAAGGAAATGCCTTACATGGAAAACCAATATTCGTATTTCAAGGATGACGGTGTTCAAATATTAGCTGTTAATGTTGGTGAATCAAGAATGGCAGTTAACCAGTTTATAAATCAGTATGGGTTAAGCTTTCCAGTCTTAAGAGATTTAAAAAGCACGGAAGTTCAAGGTGCCTATAATATAGGGCCATTACCTACAACTATTTTAATCAATCCAGAAGGAAAGATCGTGGAAATTATAACAACAACGATGAGTGAAGATAAAGTTCGTGAATCAATGGAAAAAATAATGCCTTAA
- the resB gene encoding cytochrome c biogenesis protein ResB, which yields MDQVKCDCGHVNPHGTVLCESCGKILVESEEKKQLLDMRYEGSARRSQTYKTTLIDKVWNFFSSVKVGIWLIIVTLSASAIGTILPQEAFIPKNMPAGAYYESEYGVFGRIYHTLGFHDLYGSWWYLLLIASIGVSLVICSLDRVVPLYRALKVQRVTKHQGFLKRQRLYVHVPGEADKLDVNWDKIKANLSNKRYNIREEDGSLLAEKGRFSRWGPYVNHIGLIIFLFGGMLRFVPGMYIDETLWVKEGEIKPIPGTDREYYLENKDFLVEVYDGTERNGVFQETLERTGGTISNYQTDVVLYKQSSDTILGEKPKLEEVKEFSIQVNKPLTFEGFSLYQISFNQGEFEAMNFNLVNQNTQESFGEIRIDLAEPEKQYDLGNGRIVEIVRYYPDVKFDENYIPTNQSPYPRNPAFIFNMISPEHPEGEMSVVAIRQTLEPTGPNDYKMEFSHIEQTEVSGLTVRKDQTLWILALGGLIFMIGVIQGSYWNHRRIWIQRHGQDVMVAAHTNKNWFGLKKEIERVLEDTPQFHPVDQHVNNEKKVEEEVEEQ from the coding sequence ATGGATCAAGTTAAGTGTGACTGTGGTCATGTAAATCCACATGGTACAGTTTTATGTGAGTCTTGTGGGAAAATACTTGTTGAATCAGAAGAAAAGAAACAGTTATTAGATATGAGGTATGAAGGAAGTGCAAGACGTTCCCAAACCTATAAGACTACGCTAATTGATAAGGTGTGGAACTTCTTTTCTTCTGTAAAAGTAGGGATATGGCTAATTATAGTCACCCTAAGTGCATCAGCTATCGGAACCATTCTTCCACAAGAAGCATTTATCCCAAAAAATATGCCAGCAGGCGCATACTACGAAAGCGAGTACGGTGTTTTTGGCCGCATTTATCATACATTAGGTTTCCATGACTTATATGGTTCTTGGTGGTACCTCCTACTCATAGCTTCAATAGGGGTGTCTCTTGTTATTTGTAGCTTAGACCGAGTGGTTCCATTATATCGTGCCTTAAAAGTACAAAGAGTTACGAAGCACCAAGGCTTTTTGAAAAGACAGAGATTGTATGTACACGTACCTGGTGAAGCGGATAAACTTGATGTAAATTGGGATAAGATTAAAGCTAATCTATCTAACAAACGATATAATATTCGTGAAGAGGATGGAAGTCTCTTAGCGGAAAAAGGTAGATTTTCAAGGTGGGGCCCTTATGTCAACCATATTGGTTTGATTATTTTCTTATTTGGTGGAATGCTTCGTTTTGTTCCAGGGATGTATATTGATGAAACTCTCTGGGTGAAAGAAGGAGAAATAAAGCCTATTCCAGGAACAGACCGTGAGTATTATTTGGAGAATAAAGATTTTTTAGTTGAAGTTTATGACGGTACCGAAAGAAATGGAGTCTTTCAAGAAACGCTAGAGCGCACTGGAGGAACAATAAGTAATTATCAAACAGATGTTGTCTTATACAAGCAATCCTCAGATACTATATTGGGTGAAAAACCTAAATTAGAAGAAGTAAAAGAATTTTCAATACAGGTAAATAAGCCGTTAACGTTTGAGGGATTTTCTTTATACCAAATCTCTTTTAACCAAGGTGAATTCGAAGCAATGAATTTTAATCTTGTCAATCAAAATACACAAGAGTCATTTGGGGAAATTCGAATTGATCTGGCTGAACCAGAGAAACAATATGATTTAGGTAACGGGCGGATTGTTGAGATTGTTCGATATTATCCAGATGTTAAATTTGATGAAAATTATATTCCGACAAATCAGTCACCATATCCGCGTAATCCTGCTTTCATATTTAACATGATTTCGCCTGAACATCCGGAAGGTGAAATGAGTGTTGTGGCTATTAGACAAACATTAGAACCAACAGGTCCAAATGATTATAAAATGGAATTTAGCCATATTGAACAAACTGAAGTCTCTGGATTGACTGTTAGAAAAGACCAGACACTTTGGATTCTAGCTCTGGGTGGACTAATTTTTATGATTGGCGTTATTCAAGGGTCCTATTGGAATCATCGAAGAATTTGGATTCAACGCCATGGACAGGATGTAATGGTTGCAGCCCATACGAACAAAAACTGGTTTGGTCTTAAGAAAGAAATTGAAAGGGTACTAGAAGATACCCCTCAATTTCATCCTGTTGATCAACACGTTAATAATGAGAAAAAAGTAGAAGAGGAGGTGGAGGAACAATGA
- the ccsB gene encoding c-type cytochrome biogenesis protein CcsB: MIGLSGNLLFISFVLYLIGTFIFAGAIRQTKNMSHEKSAEKWSNVGIVITIVGLLTHLGYFILRWIAAGHAPVSNLFEFITFFGMMLVAAFVVIYFIYKNAVLGLFTLPIALLIIAYASMFPSEVAPLVPSLKSYWLHIHVTTAAAGEAVLAISFAAGVIYLIKSVDQSKNSKQAKWLEVVMYSLITVVGFIVITTSFNLAGYESEFSYIDKEGKNAYDSYQLPAVFGPHEGTLLTEGSFEPIVYVPDWVNARKLNTFVWSLVSGVILYLLTRLILRKRVGAALKPLTKNAKLDVLDEIGYRSVLIGFPIFTLGALIFAMIWAQLAWSRLWGWDPKEVWALITWLFYAAFLHLRLSRGWHGQKSAWLAVIGFAIIMFNLIVVNLVIAGLHSYAGA; encoded by the coding sequence ATGATTGGATTAAGTGGTAATCTATTATTTATATCATTTGTACTCTATTTGATTGGAACTTTTATTTTTGCTGGGGCTATTCGTCAAACTAAAAATATGAGCCATGAGAAAAGTGCAGAAAAATGGTCAAATGTTGGAATCGTTATTACAATAGTAGGATTATTAACTCACCTAGGATATTTTATCCTCCGTTGGATTGCGGCAGGACATGCTCCCGTTAGTAATTTATTTGAATTCATTACCTTCTTTGGAATGATGTTAGTTGCTGCATTTGTAGTCATTTATTTTATTTATAAGAATGCAGTTTTAGGACTATTTACATTACCTATTGCCTTACTTATTATCGCTTATGCAAGTATGTTTCCATCAGAAGTTGCACCATTAGTTCCCTCACTCAAGAGCTATTGGTTGCATATACACGTAACGACTGCAGCTGCAGGTGAAGCTGTATTAGCTATAAGCTTTGCTGCCGGAGTCATTTACTTGATTAAGTCAGTGGATCAATCTAAAAATAGCAAACAAGCAAAATGGCTTGAAGTCGTTATGTATTCCTTAATCACAGTTGTTGGTTTCATTGTAATCACAACAAGCTTTAATTTAGCTGGGTATGAGAGTGAATTCTCCTATATTGATAAAGAAGGAAAGAACGCCTATGATAGTTATCAGTTACCAGCAGTATTTGGACCTCATGAAGGGACTCTTTTAACGGAAGGTAGCTTTGAACCAATTGTCTATGTTCCTGATTGGGTAAATGCTAGGAAGTTAAATACATTTGTATGGTCACTCGTTTCAGGGGTGATCCTCTATTTACTAACTAGGCTGATTCTAAGAAAAAGAGTAGGGGCAGCTTTAAAGCCACTAACGAAAAATGCGAAATTAGATGTTTTAGATGAAATCGGTTATCGTTCTGTTCTGATTGGATTCCCAATCTTTACATTAGGTGCTCTTATATTTGCAATGATATGGGCTCAACTAGCATGGAGCCGCCTATGGGGATGGGATCCTAAAGAGGTGTGGGCACTTATTACATGGCTGTTTTATGCTGCTTTCTTACACCTTCGTTTATCAAGAGGATGGCATGGGCAAAAATCTGCCTGGTTAGCCGTAATTGGTTTTGCTATTATTATGTTTAACTTGATTGTTGTAAACTTAGTTATTGCAGGACTGCATTCATATGCAGGTGCATAA